DNA from Xiphophorus maculatus strain JP 163 A chromosome 6, X_maculatus-5.0-male, whole genome shotgun sequence:
GGGGCAGGGCATGCGGTAACCGCGATCTACCTGCTCCAGTACCTCTCTGTTCACCATACCTTGagaaaaacagaatcaaaattTGAGTATAGAGAAAATACATTCTAGTAAATAAGGCTTGCACTTCTAGTGTTGTTTGGGGAATCTCGGGGTTGGGAAATTTGGGGTTTAATTAAGAGATTTGAATGGTATCAAAGTTGGTTAGTCCAATCACTACTGTACCCCCAAACCCAGAGTTGGTCATTTGGCCAATTTGATGGTTCTGGGTAGCTGTCTGCCCCAAAACTCAAGCTTAACCATTCATCAGTTTATATACACTTGAGGGATGTTTCAGACCCACTTTAAgaaccaaacattttatgtaattttctaCATTCTACTCAGAGTCCAGTTGTTCATGTCCTAGAACAACCAGacataaattcaattcaatttggcaagattgaaaaagaaaaataataaaatcgcTGGATGTACACTGCTCATGTTAATCAAGAATAGGCAAGATTTCAATATTGAGACCAGTAGAGACATGCCCAAAAAGGTATGATCGCAttgaaagaaagtcattttCTTTCCCCTTCAAAGGTTAtggactactttgtgttggtctgtcaaataaaatctcaataaaatacttggAAGTTTTgtcagccaaactccagactaaacacccggacgttgttattgtgtcttgtctcttgtcttgtcttgtctctatgctgtaactgcaaagtaatttccctgctgggatgaataaagtacttctattctattctatgtaaaaacataaaaaacttttttggtATGCTTTTATAAAACACTGTATAAGAAGACTGACCAGCAGTAAAGATGGTAAAGAtctcagacagagaaaaaacaaaaaaatgtggagcagaagcaggaaaaaagaTTAGTTGTGGGGAGGGAAAAATTTGGCCAACACATGTTATTCAAATCCGTATTACCACTACCCTCAAATAgtcagagaaaacatggaaaattttATAATGTCAAGAAGACTTATTTGATTAGATGATAAACACAGCATGTTGTACTTCTGTCAACTGCCTAGAGAAATTGCCACAGAAACCACTGTTTTAAGAAGGAGAGTTTCAGAAACTGACAGGAAGCTGGGCTGTTATTTCCTGAGAGACCTGCAGTAAacttttaaagcagcagctctgacagACCAAAGACATTGTTAGGAGTGTTGGCATAGATGCCCCAGAGTGGTTAACATGCTGCCATTTGTCACCACCAGCATTGGTGTCAAGCAGAATGCCAATCAGCGCTGCTTTATCCTTGAGCTGTGGATTCCGCTCTGAGACAGGAAGACAGCGATGCTGAACTCTGTGACATGGCACAGAGACCGCTCCGCTGGGAGCTCAACTGCAGCTAAAAGAGGTTATGACAGAATCAGTGGCACAGCCGCGGCCTCATCCCCCTCCTCTCCGCTCCGCTGTGGGAGAGTGGGGATCAGATTATCTCGCACTGGGAGAGAGAGCGGCAGGGCTCAGAGCAGCTGCTGATTCTGGGATACGATAGCCCAGTGGTATGCCGGATGCTACAGTGTTAGCATGATTTATGGCTTTCATCTTAAAACCTGAACTCCTAATTAAATGTTTGGTCATCCATGTTTAGATATATTTATTACGACAAAGGTAATTTAAAGAGGAAACAATGTCATGATCCCATTCAACATCTGCATCAGAACATTGGATTAAAAAATTAACCCCCGTcctacacacaaaaaagaaaaaaaaaataagtgcaCATCACATGGcttaaaaaggaaacaagggcagaattaattaaactgaatgaTTTGAAGTGAAAGCAAAGCCACCGTAGCCAGATGGTCTGGCAGGCTGACCTGGTGGTGCATTCAGAACGCTGATAAAAGCCCATACAGACAGCCGAGCTCAGCGTGCTCCAACTGGGAGAAAGAGATCACATTGGTGGAGGGATTTTCCCTTGACTGACAAGTCACAGGACACTGGCTTTGACTCAAACCAGTTAAACCCATTTCTATTCTGATCCACACAGGGGAGataataaaagatttaattgACAGAATTAAAATATGAAGGGGGACGGGATCCAGAAGCAGCACATCCTTATAAGACATCTTTCATGTGTGTGAACCTCCATGTTCTGCTTACCTGGATATGGAACTCTGCCCTTTGTTACCAGCTCTGTCAGTAGTATTCCAAACGACCACACGTCTGATTTGATTGTGAAGCGACCGTACAAAGCAGCTTCTGGGGCCGTCCACTTGATGGGGAATTTAGcacctgggaaaaaaaaaagaaaaaagattacgttaaaattTTAAGCATGAGATCAAAAAAAGAGATAATTGTacaagaataataataaaaaaagaagaaaaattaagacAGGTATCATTTCACTCCTACCATTTTTCATGGTGGGATGATTATATACAACATGCAGCTCTATTGGTCCCACTTTTGAATTCACTGCACATTTTTATCTATTCCAGATTGATGCCACATTTCAAATACAGGCTCtaatacacacatatatatcaCATCCTTAATAATTGGACAAAAGTTCTTTAGCAACTTAAAAGAGAACCAACATTCTTTTAGTAACCATGAGAAACTTCCTGGATGAGTTTGGTTTGAATGtttagctgctgctggttctgctgatGGAACCAGCACCAAATCAgacagaagcagaaagaaatcTACCCCAAAGAGAGCTCTGCTAGGGATGCAGAATTGGGTctgatttcactttttaaatccCATCATGGATTCTGTTGAGAAGGGAAGCATCCAGAAGGTGCAGATTAGTGGCTTCCTGGTCTTACCCAACCCTTATGTGTAATAATCTAAAGCAGTCTTTCAAAGGTGTTAAAAGATGGTCTTAAAAATACATCAGCAACCATGTTGAGTGCACCAGTGGCATGACGGTCCAAACACGCACCTTGACGAGCCGTGTACTCGTTGTCCTCTATGAGCCGAGCCAAACCAAAGTCTGCGATCTTACAGACCAGGTTGTCCGCCACTAAAATGTTGGCGGCTCTGAGGTCCCTGTGGATGTAGTTCATTCTCTCAATGAAGGCCATGCCGTCTGCGATCTAGGATGTGCAGCACAAAATAATGGGAGGACATGTCAATGTGAGGAATACCCCATAATACTGCCAACACCACATTTCACTGGTTTTGTACAGTTGATTCATTTCTATAGCATAAAAATCCTCCCCTTCATGATGTTTGCAGCTGAGCAGGCAagaattttatataattaaatgtCTTATTTAGCGTACCTGTGAAGCCATGTCCACCAGCTGTGGAAGCTTCAGATGTTTTCCATCTCCTTCTTTCAGAAAGTCCAGCAAACTACCTGTCAgaagtaaaaagcaaaaaaaacaacaacaaaaaaacactacagTTAAGGAGAATCAACAAACCTGTGTGCACATAGCTAATGTCGCAGGAGTCTCTGCACCAACCACAAAATATATGGCAAACAGACCCACTCTGAGGAGGCATGAATGTTTTGGCACAGATAATGTGGGACTTTTGTTCCCACTAATCTCAATCCTCATATGGATCTTGGcaactaaaaaagaaatctacttttcttttactttgtaaCTAAAACATTAAATCCAACTTAATGATCATGAGTTACACTGATGGAAGGTTATGCAGCACAAAACAATTATTATATgtgggaaaatgtttaaaatgattttctacTTATATGTTAAGAGGTTATTTTAGCAAAGAAAACCACaccttttataaataaattttgcttGATCTTCAAGTCTCAAAGGTGTGAGAATGTTCTGCAGCAGTCatttagaaaagcaaaacagatttaaataagAAGTTAATCACCAACATTAAATTGGCTTCTGTTAAGACTGAGGCAGAGAAAACACAATACAGTACAGGTTATTCAACTTCCAAAAATTATGTTATATGACTTACAGTTTGAGAGTTTTATTGTTGGTAATGCAGTTGTGTTCATAAATATAggaaagattttttattttatgtgtgtaGATACTGGTGAAAACTATTTCTATGCAGCAAATTTTTACACCTTACATATATTTCCCTTTTGAAACTAACAATAAATTTTGCACACCATGTATGGGAAGTGTTCCTGCTTAATCAGAGCAAAAACCGTCTGCTGGAGGGAGGAAGTGTCACCTTTAAGCAAGGACAATCTGTCAGGACTGATTGAGATTTATTGTGTAATGACTGGTTggcaaaataaatgtgcaagacggagggggaaaataaaaaaaaacatgtagaagCAATCACCAGCTGGTCAATCCACAGTCTGGAATACATCACATTCAGCCTATTTGCAGAATAAAATGATGCTGTTAAGAATAAACTGTCGCTTTGCATTAAAACAACCACTGTTATATCTGAGTTAGCCATATGGTCAATGAGGGAGCGCATGCCGTCAGCAGTGCTCCAACTGATGAGGACACCATTTAGAAATGCTGTGCTGGCAAAATCCCTGCGGATATGAAGTCAAAGTGGCAAGGGCAAActctgagtaaaaaaaaatatcagacaaACATCATTTATGCCAACGTCCAGATGTTTGTTTGAAAGGAGGGAAAGTCTTGCTCTTTTTCACAATGTAGCAACAACCTTCCAGTTCGCAATGTACAAACTAGCGAACTACTGTAGTTTGCCACTATGTAGTTGTATTTGTTTCCCACTATGATCAAGTCTAAGCTTTACGTGAGATttctaacttttgttttaagtctttttagtgcatataaacttctgaatttggaCAAAGCTAAAAGATGTTTTGAACAATATGTCCTCATTCTGGTATTAAGCAAACCTAATTAAtgttgctaatgctaactgaCCTAAAAGTCTATTCTGAATTGTCAGAGAGACAAAAAAGTAGCTACACACCTTTTTATACAGTAAGTTTCTTTCTTGAACTAACTGTtttatgaaacatatttttaaaggagGCAAATATgtcactttataaaaaaaattatggttCGGTAGAAAAATCTGCAAGGTTTATCAAAATCTGCTATAACATTTTCCAACTTATGCCATTGAACTCTGCTTACCTTTACCCATGAACTCAGTGACAATGTAAATGGGCTCCTGAGACACCACGGCGTAAAGTGGCACCAGCTTATCGTGTCTGAGTTTCTTCATGATCTGAGCTTCCTCCAGGAATGCCTCTGGGGACATGGTCCCTTGTTTCAGCGTCTTGATTGCCACTTTAGTGGTTCCATTCCATGTGccttgggtaaaaaaaaacaaaacaaacaaaacataatcaaTAACATTTTCCTATGAGGCACATAAAATGACTTAATATGATCCTTTGATATTGCTCATTTCTGGGAGTTCTCCCATGtgcacaaaaaaacatcagccACTTCCTGGTTGGGTCCAACTTACTCATGCCCTGCTTGCGTACAATGAGCCGAGGCTGGCCTTTATAGATGACTCATACTGACCAAACTCTGAAGGACAAAGTAGGGCAAAATACACTCAGCATGCCATCTGAAATCGGAGTGATAGTACAAATGCTCCAGAAGCGTAAAGAAGATTGACAGTAAAAAGTTGTAGCAGAGCAGGAAAAATCCTGAGCAAACAGAGCAGGAAGAGGCAGAATGAAATTCCTGGGATTATGAGCCGGAATCGACATGCGAGCAGAGACTCGCATGTCGTGGCTTGCTGCAGGCCAGCCTCGGTTAAAGACAAGAGTCGCATTCGCTCAGAGGGGCCTGTCTGAAATGTAGGCTGGAGAAATGAAGCGTATGACGTGACCTGTGGTTACAGAACTCTGTCACAAAAAGAGCCAACAGCTATCAAAAATCAGCCTTCAGTATGTGGGCTGGTGAAGCAGCATGATGATCAGCTTCATTACTGACACACACCAATTAAACAGAGTTTACACACGCCAACCGTGTTTCACATTAAAACTGCATCAGCTATGAATAATGTAAAGAGGATCTTTATCTCTGTGTGTAAGCCCTAATGGCTGTGTTACTGTATGCCAACAAAGCTATTTGccttctttatttattcataagcCAAGTGTCGAGTATCAATACCACTAAGTAGATTTATCCTCAAGTGTTGCTGACATGGGCAGTACAACATGAATAGTTAAGGGCTGTGGAAACAAATGAATCCCTTTGTGTCCTACAGAACAAATCGGAAAGAAACTTAGCAGTTAATGACTGAAACGTGGTTTTAGCAGATAAATGTGTGAACCATCACTCTGAACACCCCACTGCCAGCATCATGCTGTAGCGATGGAAGCATCATgtgctgctttgcaaatgccagccaCTAGCAAGGAAGGTAGCACTGTGCCTATGTCAAGGTATATTTCATTACCAAAATTGTAGATGTGCTCCAAGCAAAAATACGCGAATATTCTGcgaataatttggagttatgtTACACAGAAACATCCATTAGTAGAGTGAATCTGCAAATGAACAAGTGTCCACTTGGACAGCAAAGCTGATGTGTTTTAATCTCATGTGCAACACTGACAAAAGCAATGGTATTTATGGAACTGTACACCGAAATGAATAAATCAGAGAGATTGAAAAAGCTTGGGTGAAAAAGCACTCTATAAAAGTTTGCTGtgaatatttacaaaagttacttttttcactttcagctgACTATTTACGGTAAAAATACTCCACTGAGCTAAGAAAAGCAGCTACTGACATATTCCTCTCAAACCCGCCTCCAGAAGCCAGGAGAAAGCCTCTAGCTGAGTCACTTGCTCTACGGTAAGTACCAAATGTATTTACAGTAAGCTCAGGCACATCACAGTTTACTCAATTAATCTCTGACATTCAGCCTTATGCTTGAGTGCAGTGTAATCTGCGCCTTACCCATCCAGACTTCCCCGAAGCAGCCCTGTCCCAGTTTGACATCCAATCGGAGGGACTCTCGGGGGATTTCCCAGGCATCTTTAGCAAGTCCCTGAGTTTGCGGCTTCACCGTCGGGCACACAGTGGTCAGCTTGTAGCACAGACCGTCCACAtgttctgggaaaaaaaataaaataagacaaacaggCTGGAGTTATAAAACAGTCATGATAGACTAATGGAACAATAATCAAATTGGATAAAACAGAACTTAAgcacatgcattttttttatttaattgtgagAAAGGTGGAAAACCAACAAGTCGTATTCATTATCTGACAAATGAATTAAATCCTCAATATAACCGCTCTCTTTAAATTGGCTTCTGCCAGGAGATCAAAAATGATTTAGAGCGATATGAAGGAGTACAGAATTTTGAACACAGTTAGTATTTATtacttgaaacttttttttttaaatgaccagACAtcaatatatataatttttgaattttcaatAAACTCTTTGTAGTACATGCGTTAACATTCTGCCATGCTGTCAAGCTTTCTTGTAACAAACCAATGGGGATTTTTTTAGAAGAGGCTGACTGCTCATCAACTCTGTGCAGATcaaaagatgcattttaaacatttatcttaGCATCACATGATTTGCTTTTGGGGCAATGATGTTAAGAAGATATTCTGCTCATTACAAATTTGTAACATGTaagatttaaagttttcaacCACAAATTTTTGGGTCTTGTAGAAAATGAGACAGACATCTCTTAAAAGCCAATAAAACTATGCTGAAGGACTGTTACTTTTGgggggaaaattaaaaaaaaaaaatcttcagtcagaaaaaaacaaccaaactctTCTTATAACTTCTgaccaataaatatttattgcttaTCATTGGTGATGAGTTCTCTTTAgctcttgccacagattcttcATCAGGTTAAAGTTGGGGTTCTGTCAGgcatatgaatacttttgggaTTTACTGTGTGACACAGCACCAACGAGAACACAACCTTTGTGACTAGAAATACACTTCtacaataaaataacttcaaataaGAATCTTTTTTATGAAATTCAGTCTAGTTTTAGAAGAATTTTTACATTGTCTTCTTTTCAGAATTGCTTCAGTTCATAGAAAATGATCAACATGACTAGCCATGACTTTAACAACTTTTTGAAGTACCACTAAAAtgtctgatcattttaaaaaagttcttCCCTGTTTGtgtaattctgttttattaaatccAACACTGTGTCATGAGGAATGCGACTTTACCAACCCGAATCATTTTGACATTCCATTTTTAAGATGCATTCCAGTGGTAACTCTTTTAATCCCATTTTGCTTTGCACATTTATAACCCCTCAACACCCTTAATATACTAATAAAATTCTGTCACCAGCTCTTGTCTTATCTTTAAGCATTTcgtggtttattttttattctttcctgATAAAATGTTCAGGGTTTCATACAATTTCTACATGTGAATAATATTTTCCTCTACAGATGGAGGGAGTCTGAACTATTTAAATATGACCTCAATCTATGGCAGGTGCAAAATAACATTCCCTCTCCAAGACCATTGCTCATGTCTTTCCTTCCTTGCCAGCACTTAAAACAAGAACACCGCCCAGTTTCACTAATTACATTCATATCCTGGTTACACAACCGACAAACACAAGACATGACAGGTTGGAAGAAAAAGCAATTTAACCCAAGAGTTCTGTTCACAaaggaaacaaatatttgtgaaatggctacctgagaaaaatgttttacaaggcAGCATACCTGTGTAATGTTTCACCAGCATCTGTAGTGACATAAACTGCGCTCGTGTAGTAATGTAATAACCCCCATTATCCAGCTTGCGGATCTTGTAGTGTTTGACGTTGTCTCCCTTTGTCTCGTCCCAGTCACGTAAAGAGAGAGAGTAGGCTCCTTTAAAATCCAAAGACATGAAGTTAAGTGTGGATCTCAGAAAAAATGGATAAATACTGGAGCAATGCATGTTGCCAGATGTAAGAGGAGGAAGTTTGCATTTCTAaatttaatctaaacatttacagaaattcagaaggaaaaagaaatcaatgttTAGCTTTATGAGTGGGACATCAGCATTTAACCCTTTCACATGCAGACTTTCAGAAGAGTCAAAAAATTCATTGCATTTAAACCAACTAGAGATATAAAGGTCTTTCTTTGCCTAGTTTCTTTTTGAATGCATTATGTTACCTTTTGTTGTTTCGCTCTCTCTTATTAAGAAAGTACCCCTCTCATTTCCTGGTAGCAATAAGAGACGCTCAGTGTCTTTTCGGCTCAATTTCCCAAAGTACCACCTGCGGAAGAGGGGGAAGGGTGTCAGAAACTTGAACAAACTGTAGACGATTGCGAGACGTTCTTATCAACAGAAGAACAACGCATTTGTGATGCAATGTCTGAAAGCTGGACACCTGTCTAGTTCATGCCGTATTAAAAATggatctgaatgtttttttgtgcttctcATACGCAGGTAGCGAGTAAATATTGTGCATGCTCCAGGCACTACTGCTTATAGCCCgatctaataaatatttagagatttcaaaaattgtttatttctataaataagaaataagcTTGCAGCTCTAGACAATCTTACTTCTTTCAAAAACAGAGCACAGTCTATTTCCAGACGCATCAATGAGTTCAGTCAGTTGTTTCATTAGGCGGTATCGCATCCCGTCGATAACAGGTGCTCACTTGAGTTTTTTAGACGTCTGGTGAAAGTAAATTGGCTGCTTTCCCCCCCAGTGTTTAAAACATCCGGCATTAATAAAACTGTCAGAgctaaagaggaaaaatattttgttgtcacACCTTGAGGAACTgaacaataagaaaaacataagcaatatgttgtttttcctcattcCAAATCAGgtattttttcatcttaatcagaagaaaatcagaaaagaagTTGGTAAACATGAGACTAACAAGTCGAATCTAAAGTTTCATGAAAATGCTTGAAGTAGTAGTAATTTGGCTTCTCACTCTTCAGACTGTATGGAGTCGGCTGGGGCCACATAATTGCTGGGGATGTAACCATTCTCTCCTGTGTTGATGGAGCGGGCCTCCCACCAGTCACCTTCC
Protein-coding regions in this window:
- the LOC102236830 gene encoding tyrosine-protein kinase Yes, which codes for MGCVRSKEAKGPALKYQPDNSNVVPVSAHLGHYGPEPTIMGQSPAMKTQNNSHPAALSPFGGVSSAMTPFGGASTSFTSVTVNNPFPAVITGGVTFFVALYDYEARTSDDLSFRKGDRFQIINNTEGDWWEARSINTGENGYIPSNYVAPADSIQSEEWYFGKLSRKDTERLLLLPGNERGTFLIRESETTKGAYSLSLRDWDETKGDNVKHYKIRKLDNGGYYITTRAQFMSLQMLVKHYTEHVDGLCYKLTTVCPTVKPQTQGLAKDAWEIPRESLRLDVKLGQGCFGEVWMGTWNGTTKVAIKTLKQGTMSPEAFLEEAQIMKKLRHDKLVPLYAVVSQEPIYIVTEFMGKGSLLDFLKEGDGKHLKLPQLVDMASQIADGMAFIERMNYIHRDLRAANILVADNLVCKIADFGLARLIEDNEYTARQGAKFPIKWTAPEAALYGRFTIKSDVWSFGILLTELVTKGRVPYPGMVNREVLEQVDRGYRMPCPQGCPESLHEMMRQCWKKEPDERPTFEYIQSFLEDYFTATEPLYQPGDNL